A single Macaca mulatta isolate MMU2019108-1 chromosome 11, T2T-MMU8v2.0, whole genome shotgun sequence DNA region contains:
- the ATP23 gene encoding mitochondrial inner membrane protease ATP23 homolog isoform X3 produces the protein MNRVVTHELIHAFDHCRAHVDWFTNIRHLACSEVRAANLSGDCSLVNEIFRLHFGLKQHHQTCVRDRATLSILAVRNISKEVAKKAVDEVFESCFNDHEPFGRIPHNKTYARYAHRDFQNRDRYYSNI, from the exons ATGAACAGAGTGGTCACCCACGAGCTCATTCATGCATTTGATCATTGTCGTGCCCATGTCGACTGGTTCACCAACATCAGACATTTGGCGTGCTCAGAG GTTCGAGCTGCTAACCTTAGTGGAGACTGCTCACTTGTCAATGAAATATTCAGGTTACATTTTGGATTGAAACAACACCACCAG acTTGTGTGCGAGACAGAGCCACTCTTTCTATCCTGGCTGTTAGGAATATCAGCAAAGAAGTAGCTAAAAAGGCTGTTGATGAAGTTTTTGAATCTTGTTTCAATGACCATGAACCTTTTGGAAGGATCCCACATAACAAGACTTATGCAAGATATGCTCATAGAGACTTTCAAAACCGTGATCGGTATTATTCAAATATATGA